The window CCGGAATATTATGACAATTCTTTGCAGTATATTTTAAAGAATTTTCATTATAAGGTGCCGTAATAAGGTAATACTGATTAAAATTATCAATTAAAAACAGATGTTCAAGAAGATTCCGAAGATAAACCTCCATTCCTCCATTTTTTCCGGGTCTTAAAGGCAATAAATTGATTCCGATTTTCATTTAATCTCTCGCTAAATGCTTTTCTGCAATAACTGCATAATCTCCGTATTTCCATTGCCCACCATTGTCTTCAGTACATGGTTTGCCTGAACTGGTTTCAGCAGAAATATATTTAACTAAAATTTCTTTAAATCCAGATGATTGACACATGAAATAAACAAATTCCGGAAATAACGGTTTTTGGTGAGACGGATCTAAAAAGAAAAATCTGAATGCCGAAAGGTTATAAGGATTGACTGTTTCAACAACAAAAATTCCCCCGTCTTTCAATTTATTATAAGCCAGCCTAAAAAACTCGTGCAACTTTTCAAAAGGAAGATGCTCTACAACCTGCGCAGAAAAAATCCCATCCAAAGAATCGTCAGGTATTGAATTAAGATAATCAAATATATCACTATGAATTACATTAAGACCCTTATTGCGGCATACTTGAATCATATCCTCATTATTATCAACACCGGTCACAAAAATGCCTTCAGCACTCAGTAATTCTAAAAATTCTCCCCTACCTGATCCGAGGTCCAGGACTTTATTTTTACCTTTAAAATAATCTACATACCAGCTTTGCCTTTGTTTTATAAGCTCCTCAGAACCCCTGAATAAGTTCTCAAAATCCAAATAATTAAATCTATCTGCTTTGGGGGAGAACCTGTTAAATAATTCAGATGATAATTGAGGTTTCAAATAGCAATCAACTTCATTAATTTTCCTGAGAGAATTACTAATCTCAGTATCAATTTTCCTAAATTGATCACACGTATTTTTCAGGTCGGACTTTTGGGCAATACCAATATTCTGAATATAGTTATTTAAATACTCATGACTTTTTATTAAACTATTAATCTGGGTATCAATTGTCTTAAACTGGTTATAAATATTATTCAGATCAGATTGTTGAACATTAACAACATTTTGAAGTTGATTATTCAAATCTTCATGACTTTTTATTAAACTATTAATCTGGGTATCAATTGTCTTAAACTGATCATTA of the Methanomicrobium sp. W14 genome contains:
- a CDS encoding bifunctional 2-polyprenyl-6-hydroxyphenol methylase/3-demethylubiquinol 3-O-methyltransferase UbiG yields the protein MGDQKNPELNDIWDSGIRNNIEYLKDNCDVQSPDYILKPGCRKKSYWSCLSDLFHHRSKLNLFVKRQTIFNEHLIRIIEMVQDNINDQFKTIDTQINSLIKSHEDLNNQLQNVVNVQQSDLNNIYNQFKTIDTQINSLIKSHEYLNNYIQNIGIAQKSDLKNTCDQFRKIDTEISNSLRKINEVDCYLKPQLSSELFNRFSPKADRFNYLDFENLFRGSEELIKQRQSWYVDYFKGKNKVLDLGSGRGEFLELLSAEGIFVTGVDNNEDMIQVCRNKGLNVIHSDIFDYLNSIPDDSLDGIFSAQVVEHLPFEKLHEFFRLAYNKLKDGGIFVVETVNPYNLSAFRFFFLDPSHQKPLFPEFVYFMCQSSGFKEILVKYISAETSSGKPCTEDNGGQWKYGDYAVIAEKHLARD